From the genome of Streptomyces spinoverrucosus:
TTGTACACCAAGGGTCGTACCGCCGTGCTCGCGGTACGGGACACCGGTCCTGGAATCCCGGCCGAGCTCCGGGAGTTGATCTTCACCGACGGATGGTCCACCAAGAAGCCGCCCGCGCACCGGAAGCGGGGCATAGGGCTCGCGATGGTCCGCAGGCTGGCGGAACGGCAGGGCGGTACCGCGACGGCGGGCGAAGCCGCCGGTGGCGGCGCGGAGTTCACCGTCGTCCTGCCCGACGCCCTGGCCGAACCGGGCGCGGAGCCGGCCCTCACCGTCCCGTCGGCTCAGCCGACGCCCGAGAAGGAGGCGTGATGATCGAGGTCCTGGTCGTGGACGACGACACCAGGGTCGCGCGCGTGAACGCCGCGTACGTCGAGAAGGTGCGGGGCTTCCATGTCGCCGGGGAGGCGCACAACGCGGCGGAGGCACTGCGCCAGCTGGAGGTGCTGCCGCACGTGGACCTGGTGCTCATGGACCACTACCTGCCCGACGAGACGGGCCTCGCGGTCGTCCAGGAGATGCGCCGACGCGGCCACCAGACCGATGTGATCATGGTCACGGCAGCGCGTGACATCTCAACCGTACAGGCGGCGATGCGGCAGGGCGCGCTGCAGTACCTCGTCAAGCCCTTCGCCTTCGCGGGGCTGCGCGCCAAGCTGGAGGCGTACGCCGAGCTGCGCCGCACCCTCGACGGCGGCGGCGAGGCGGAACAGGCGGAGGTGGACCGCATCTTCGGCGCGCTGTCGGCGACTTCGGAGCCGGACCTGCCCAAAGGCCACTCGCCCACCACCGCCGAACTCGTACGGCAGTCCCTGATGAACGCGGAAGGCCCCCTGTCGGCCCAGGAGATCGCCGAACGGACGGGGGTGAGCCGCCAGACCGCCCAGCGCTATCTGAAGCTCCTGGAGCGCACGGGACGGGCCACGCTGACCCTCAAGTACGGCGACGCGGGCCGCCCGGAACACCGTTACGTGTGGGCGACCCGCAGCTGAGCCACGGCCCCGCCAGGGCACGTCGGCCCGCGACGCCGGCGT
Proteins encoded in this window:
- a CDS encoding response regulator; this encodes MIEVLVVDDDTRVARVNAAYVEKVRGFHVAGEAHNAAEALRQLEVLPHVDLVLMDHYLPDETGLAVVQEMRRRGHQTDVIMVTAARDISTVQAAMRQGALQYLVKPFAFAGLRAKLEAYAELRRTLDGGGEAEQAEVDRIFGALSATSEPDLPKGHSPTTAELVRQSLMNAEGPLSAQEIAERTGVSRQTAQRYLKLLERTGRATLTLKYGDAGRPEHRYVWATRS